The segment TAAGATCTTCAGTGCTCAGCGGTTTACCGTCAAAGACGGTTCGTGTGCATTGCCGATAGGGGATCGCCTTGAAAAGGGATGATTCTTCCGCCTCCGACCGTTCCAGAACAACTGTTATTGCACCGGATGCAGAGATGAATTCCACATTGCCTATGAATCCAAGCGCCCTTGCCGCCTGGACAAGGTTCTCGGCAGCGCACCCCAGCGACACGTAGAGATGATGATCATCAGGGTCGACTACCGGTGTGCGCCGGGACAGATCTGGCAGGATGGTAATGGATCGATTTTCGATTTGAAATCGCCAGCATTGAGTGTTATGCCCGGATGGCGCCAGTATAGCGTAACGGACGATCTCTTTCAGCAGCATTGCCTCATCGGACAATGCGCCTTCCGAATGGCGCCATATGCTCTTCACCGCTTCCTGGTAGTTCATGTTATACAACCAGGCTCCATATCGGTAACATATAACACTTTATATCCCTCCTGACTGAAATGTTTTCCAATCTGTTTATCAACTTTTATTCCAAACGGGATTGAAAAACGGCCTGTCCCAACTCCGATTTCTATTCCTTATGTATGCATTATGTTTACATTTCTTACTTAAGACGGTCAATTGTATAGCCACCCGGCTTACCAAGAAAAGGAATTGCTAACATACCTGGCAGCATTGCACAATGTTTTGCATTACGGAAATTCCAGAGGCCTATAGTCATGCCTTCGTGTCCCATACGCGGCTGGTCCCGGTAGGTACCCAGAAACCGGTCCCACAACGGCAGGTTAAAACCGAAGTTGGAGTTGGTCTCGTAATATACCACGGAGTGATGCACCCGGTGCATTTCCGGGGTCACGACGATCCAGCGCAGCACGCGGTCCAAACCACGCAGGATACGTACGTTGCCATGGTTGAACATAGATGTGGCATTCAGGAGTACCTCGAATATAATCACGCCCAGCACAGGCGGACCCAGCACCTTAATTACCCCGAATTTGATCACCATGGATAAAATGATCTCAAAAGGATGAAACCGGAGTCCTGTGGTAACATCGAAGTCCAAATCTGCGTGGTGTACACGGTGTATTCTCCAGAAGACAGGGATGACGTGGAATATTACGTGCTGCAGGTAGATCACAAAATCCATAACTATTACCGACAATGCAACGGCAAGGCTATACGGTGCCGAAAAATTATTAAAGATGCCCCATCCATGCTCCTGTGCAAATACTGCCATACCAACGGCAGCTCCCGGAAAAATGATACGTAACAGGAAGCTATTCATGAGTACAATGC is part of the Candidatus Jettenia sp. AMX2 genome and harbors:
- a CDS encoding sterol desaturase family protein produces the protein MFSKYADTTFHQVKNTDISEFVINYEITIRLACFFSILLIMALWEFMAPRRVLTVSKALRWSNNLGIVLMNSFLLRIIFPGAAVGMAVFAQEHGWGIFNNFSAPYSLAVALSVIVMDFVIYLQHVIFHVIPVFWRIHRVHHADLDFDVTTGLRFHPFEIILSMVIKFGVIKVLGPPVLGVIIFEVLLNATSMFNHGNVRILRGLDRVLRWIVVTPEMHRVHHSVVYYETNSNFGFNLPLWDRFLGTYRDQPRMGHEGMTIGLWNFRNAKHCAMLPGMLAIPFLGKPGGYTIDRLK